Proteins found in one Zea mays cultivar B73 chromosome 1, Zm-B73-REFERENCE-NAM-5.0, whole genome shotgun sequence genomic segment:
- the LOC100276663 gene encoding uncharacterized protein LOC100276663 isoform 2 (isoform 2 is encoded by transcript variant 2) produces the protein MAWRGAASRSIFAAVRARAASSSSSSAATRLRSAAPIAATPRRTVPAFAFAAARPLAAMAGYPAAVAVRLTGHSATSVRACCELSQGT, from the exons ATGGCTTGGCGCGGCGCCGCCTCCCGCTCAATCTTCGCCGCCGTCCGTGCCCGCGCcgcatcctcctcctcctcctcagcggCCACGCGCCTCCGCTCGGCGGCTCCAATTGCCGCCACCCCGCGCCGCACCGTCCCCGCCTTTGCTTTCGCGGCCGCGAG GCCGTTGGCGGCGATGGCGGGGTACCCCGCGGCGGTCGCGGTGAGGCTCACCGGGCACTCGGCGACGAGCGTGCGGGCGTGCTGTGAGCTCTCCCAGG GCACTTGA
- the LOC100276663 gene encoding uncharacterized protein isoform X2, with amino-acid sequence MAWRGAASRSIFAAVRARAASSSSSSAATRLRSAAPIAATPRRTVPAFAFAAARPLAAMAGYPAAVAVRLTGHSATSVRACCELSQGQNGKDR; translated from the exons ATGGCTTGGCGCGGCGCCGCCTCCCGCTCAATCTTCGCCGCCGTCCGTGCCCGCGCcgcatcctcctcctcctcctcagcggCCACGCGCCTCCGCTCGGCGGCTCCAATTGCCGCCACCCCGCGCCGCACCGTCCCCGCCTTTGCTTTCGCGGCCGCGAG GCCGTTGGCGGCGATGGCGGGGTACCCCGCGGCGGTCGCGGTGAGGCTCACCGGGCACTCGGCGACGAGCGTGCGGGCGTGCTGTGAGCTCTCCCAGG GCCAAAATGGGAAGGATCGGTGA
- the LOC100276663 gene encoding uncharacterized protein isoform X1 encodes MAWRGAASRSIFAAVRARAASSSSSSAATRLRSAAPIAATPRRTVPAFAFAAARPLAAMAGYPAAVAVRLTGHSATSVRACCELSQGTLFCRTCQDR; translated from the exons ATGGCTTGGCGCGGCGCCGCCTCCCGCTCAATCTTCGCCGCCGTCCGTGCCCGCGCcgcatcctcctcctcctcctcagcggCCACGCGCCTCCGCTCGGCGGCTCCAATTGCCGCCACCCCGCGCCGCACCGTCCCCGCCTTTGCTTTCGCGGCCGCGAG GCCGTTGGCGGCGATGGCGGGGTACCCCGCGGCGGTCGCGGTGAGGCTCACCGGGCACTCGGCGACGAGCGTGCGGGCGTGCTGTGAGCTCTCCCAGGGTACCCTCTTCTGCCGCACTTGTCAGGATCGTTAG
- the LOC103643729 gene encoding putative B3 domain-containing protein Os03g0621600, translated as MMKPGERSRERDADFHYSGHDDEKDRYFFKVLVGDFRERLAVPDKFMQHFTRGLVTSSVTLESRCGRSFHVQVAENLGKVVLQAGWKEFVAAHGLSMGDVLVFKHDGTPRLKVFMFDHSCCEKVPPPCPVKIKREHHVCGGERRETHPEVPSSSCGDASMTFVTASSSSASPSDDASGEWILSPEDQKPRYVPGYILPNGTYLTCVQMQKLKERVRARTSTIPIYGCTVRKSNIRRGSQNMAIPRAYADVYLPFEDRTLTLQRCGESWEVQCRIQKGRRGCKRLAQGWRQFAHDNKLQLGDLCLFELLENTSKYTMDVHVVRAE; from the exons ATGATGAAACCTGGTGAGAGAAGCAGGGAGAGGGATGCTGATTTCCACTATTCGGGTCACGACGATGAGAAGGACAGGTACTTCTTCAAGGTTCTGGTTGGCGATTTCCGTGAACGACTG GCCGTCCCTGACAAATTCATGCAGCACTTCACCAGAGGGCTAGTCACAAGCAGTGTTACGCTAGAATCACGCTGCGGACGCAGTTTCCATGTCCAAGTGGCTGAGAATCTGGGCAAGGTGGTCCTTCAAGCGGGGTGGAAGGAGTTCGTCGCTGCGCATGGCTTGAGCATGGGGGACGTCCTGGTTTTCAAGCACGACGGGACTCCTCGGCTGAAGGTTTTCATGTTCGACCATAGCTGCTGCGAGAAAGTGCCGCCGCCATGCCCTGTCAAGATCAAGCGAGAGCATCATGTCTGTGGCGGAGAGAGAAGGGAGACGCACCCTGAAGTTCCAAGCAGCAGCTGTGGAGATGCTTCCATGACTTTTGTCACCGCTAGCTCGTCGTCAGCCTCCCCCTCCGACGACGCGTCAG GAGAGTGGATATTATCTCCAGAAGACCAGAAACCACGTTACGTTCCAGGTTACATCCTCCCAAATGGAACCTACCTCACCTGTGTGCAGATGCAGAAACTGAAAGAAAGAGTCCGAGCTAGGACTTCTACTATCCCCATCTACGGATGCACCGtgaggaagagcaacattcgtagGGGATCTCAGAATATG GCCATACCAAGAGCATATGCTGATGTATACCTACCATTCGAGGACCGAACGCTGACGCTCCAACGCTGCGGCGAGAGCTGGGAGGTGCAGTGTCGGATTCAGAAGGGCAGACGCGGATGCAAAAGGCTCGCGCAAGGGTGGAGGCAGTTTGCTCACGACAACAAGCTGCAGCTGGGAGACCTCTGCCTCTTCGAGCTACTTGAGAACACCAGCAAGTACACGATGGATGTGCATGTCGTTCGCGCGGAATGA
- the LOC100276663 gene encoding uncharacterized protein LOC100276663 isoform 1 (isoform 1 is encoded by transcript variant 1) produces the protein MAWRGAASRSIFAAVRARAASSSSSSAATRLRSAAPIAATPRRTVPAFAFAAARPLAAMAGYPAAVAVRLTGHSATSVRACCELSQGNDDDA, from the exons ATGGCTTGGCGCGGCGCCGCCTCCCGCTCAATCTTCGCCGCCGTCCGTGCCCGCGCcgcatcctcctcctcctcctcagcggCCACGCGCCTCCGCTCGGCGGCTCCAATTGCCGCCACCCCGCGCCGCACCGTCCCCGCCTTTGCTTTCGCGGCCGCGAG GCCGTTGGCGGCGATGGCGGGGTACCCCGCGGCGGTCGCGGTGAGGCTCACCGGGCACTCGGCGACGAGCGTGCGGGCGTGCTGTGAGCTCTCCCAGG GAAATGACGATGATGCATGA